The Campylobacter sp. CN_NE2 genome contains a region encoding:
- a CDS encoding YihY/virulence factor BrkB family protein: MKKITELLNSLKSALKVANVYDKNIMRYASSLSFHTMLSLLPILMVSLSIFMQMPSFKAYYEKIKTFIFANLLPTHQDTLSSYIEQFLANSVGLGITGFAAVIFTSVMFFSEFEGVICNISGAKKRSFFASLSTYWTLMTLAPVGLGGSFYVSGVLQNLLNQTEFTRWINLLAILPYLIIWAIFAVTYAVSINREISAKAIMIASFITSVFWWILKILFVQYVFYNKTYLSIYGSFSVLLFFLLWIYISWILFLYGVKVCVFLNDKKDRQEAEQGTK, translated from the coding sequence ATGAAAAAGATTACAGAACTGCTAAATTCGCTAAAAAGCGCCCTTAAAGTCGCAAATGTTTATGATAAAAATATCATGCGATATGCTTCTAGCCTTAGTTTTCACACTATGCTTTCGCTACTTCCGATTTTAATGGTATCTTTAAGCATTTTTATGCAAATGCCAAGTTTTAAGGCGTATTACGAAAAAATCAAAACATTTATATTTGCAAATTTGCTTCCTACGCACCAAGACACGCTCTCATCGTATATCGAGCAGTTTTTGGCAAATAGTGTCGGGCTTGGTATCACGGGCTTCGCGGCGGTGATTTTTACTTCGGTTATGTTTTTTAGCGAATTTGAAGGGGTTATTTGCAATATTTCAGGGGCGAAAAAACGAAGCTTTTTTGCTAGTCTTAGCACTTACTGGACGCTTATGACACTAGCTCCCGTCGGGCTTGGCGGGTCGTTTTATGTAAGTGGCGTTTTGCAAAATTTGTTAAATCAAACCGAATTTACAAGGTGGATAAATTTACTAGCGATTTTGCCGTATCTTATCATTTGGGCGATTTTTGCGGTAACTTACGCCGTATCGATAAACCGCGAAATATCGGCAAAAGCGATAATGATAGCGTCGTTTATCACAAGCGTTTTTTGGTGGATTTTAAAAATTCTTTTCGTGCAGTATGTTTTTTATAACAAAACTTATCTTAGCATTTACGGCTCGTTTTCTGTGCTTTTGTTTTTCCTTTTGTGGATTTACATTAGCTGGATTTTGTTTTTATACGGCGTGAAAGTTTGTGTGTTTTTAAACGATAAAAAAGATAGGCAAGAAGCCGAGCAAGGCACAAAGTAG
- a CDS encoding ComEC/Rec2 family competence protein: protein MKKLEIFENKREILLFLLFALSVFILNLGFCYKDFYEFKSQKYRFYNAQILQNYEKTNAKGRSYQVLRLKTSEFEFYTTTKKDFKTNGAKYLNIGVITQNVKFIDFVKKRFYMPSFKLKPKFENSPNSERNSAETMQNSSNFKNKFANLKQNAINFITAQHQNSKMQELYSALYFATPISRELRVNVTNWGIAHIIAISGFHLGIIFGICFFIFKPVYKFFQKRYFPYRSVNFDISIFVFILMSFYLLVLDFTPSFLRSLAMAFVGFFLLMRNFKIINFATLFITIAFLIALFPHLAFSIGFYFSCMGVLFIFIYVKHFKDKFGLFAHLIFFNLFVWLCMNVPVYYFFSTLTPLQISVVPISYTFIIFYPLSVVLHIFGVGYIFDEYLLNFLEFSLSIYKTQIPLWLFVMANLSAILAIKFKNFALLCALLGFLPIFFIV, encoded by the coding sequence ATGAAAAAGCTTGAAATTTTTGAAAACAAACGGGAAATTTTGTTGTTTTTGCTTTTTGCGTTATCTGTTTTTATCTTAAATTTGGGCTTTTGTTATAAAGATTTTTATGAATTTAAATCTCAAAAATATAGATTTTATAATGCGCAAATTTTGCAAAATTATGAAAAAACAAATGCTAAGGGCAGAAGCTACCAAGTTTTGCGCCTTAAAACTAGCGAATTTGAGTTTTACACCACTACCAAAAAAGATTTTAAAACCAACGGCGCAAAGTATCTAAATATCGGCGTTATCACGCAAAATGTTAAATTTATCGATTTTGTAAAAAAACGATTTTATATGCCAAGTTTTAAACTAAAACCAAAATTTGAAAATTCGCCAAATTCGGAGCGAAATTCGGCAGAGACCATGCAAAATTCGTCAAATTTTAAAAACAAATTCGCAAATTTAAAACAAAATGCGATAAATTTTATAACCGCCCAACACCAAAATTCAAAAATGCAAGAGCTTTACTCGGCGTTATATTTCGCAACGCCCATTTCAAGGGAACTTCGCGTAAATGTTACAAACTGGGGAATCGCGCACATTATCGCCATTAGCGGATTTCATTTAGGCATTATTTTTGGAATTTGTTTTTTTATTTTTAAGCCCGTTTATAAATTCTTTCAAAAACGCTATTTTCCGTATCGAAGCGTGAATTTTGACATTAGCATTTTTGTTTTTATTTTGATGAGTTTTTATCTTTTGGTGCTTGATTTCACGCCAAGTTTCCTTAGAAGCCTTGCTATGGCGTTTGTGGGGTTTTTCCTTTTAATGCGAAATTTTAAAATCATAAATTTTGCAACACTTTTTATCACTATTGCCTTTTTGATTGCGCTATTTCCGCATTTAGCTTTTTCTATCGGATTTTATTTTTCGTGTATGGGAGTGCTTTTTATTTTCATTTATGTTAAGCATTTTAAGGATAAATTCGGACTTTTTGCTCACTTGATTTTTTTTAATCTTTTTGTTTGGCTTTGTATGAATGTGCCTGTTTATTATTTTTTCTCTACCCTTACCCCACTTCAAATTTCAGTCGTGCCTATAAGCTACACATTTATTATTTTTTATCCATTAAGCGTAGTTTTGCATATTTTTGGCGTGGGATATATTTTTGATGAATATCTGCTAAATTTTTTGGAATTTTCGCTTAGTATTTATAAAACGCAAATTCCGCTGTGGCTTTTTGTGATGGCAAATTTATCTGCAATCTTAGCGATAAAATTTAAAAATTTTGCCCTACTTTGTGCCTTGCTCGGCTTCTTGCCTATCTTTTTTATCGTTTAA
- a CDS encoding RNA degradosome polyphosphate kinase, with product MAEKQSIFINRELSWLRFNSRVLAQCNKDIPLIEKLKFLAIYSTNLDEFYMIRVAGLKQLFTAGVITSGDDKMTPLEQLREIREYLNKEQKELEDHYFFTKLELAKNGIFIKNYDELDKNLKASADKFFFEQIMPIIIPIAVDSTHPFPHLNNLSFSLAVKLCDKQNPESIHFGMVRISRVLPRFVQVDKSVYVPIDSLVRRHAEEIFPGFKLLSSAAFRVTRNADITIEEEEADDFMMILEEGLKLRRKGAFVRLQIEKNADSDLVEFLNSHLKIFHKDVYEYSVPLTLDGLWEIAGNKDFSFLAHPQYLQKTLPPFDENTSVFSTIDKEDVLIFHPFESFDPVQKLIKEASSDPKVISIRMTLYRVEKNSPIVQSLIEAASNGKQVTVMVELKARFDEENNLHWAKALENAGAHVIYGITGFKVHAKVTQIIKKDGGKLKFYIHLATGNYNGSSAKIYTDVSYFTSNDIFAKDTTNFFHILSGYNKNRKLDKLSMSPMQIKERLLKMIKVEEGKGSEGRIIAKMNALVDSDMIKALCKASAAGVKIDLIVRGICCLRPGIKGVSDNIKVISVVGKYLEHARIFYFKHSSPGIYIASADWMPRNLERRLELMTPIYNENLQNKLKEIIKLQLSDNVLAFELGSDGEYTKKEPKENESVVNCHEVFENYYNEIYKNIRKHDSSVLATKLLKES from the coding sequence ATGGCTGAAAAACAAAGTATTTTTATAAATAGAGAGCTTTCGTGGTTGCGTTTTAATTCGCGTGTTTTAGCGCAATGCAACAAAGATATTCCGTTAATCGAAAAGCTTAAATTTTTGGCTATTTACAGCACAAATTTAGATGAATTTTATATGATTAGGGTTGCAGGTCTTAAACAGCTTTTCACAGCCGGCGTCATCACAAGTGGGGACGATAAAATGACGCCATTAGAGCAGTTGCGTGAGATTAGAGAGTATTTAAACAAAGAGCAAAAAGAGCTTGAAGATCACTATTTTTTCACTAAACTTGAACTTGCCAAAAACGGCATTTTTATCAAAAATTACGATGAGCTTGATAAAAATTTAAAAGCTTCTGCTGATAAATTCTTTTTTGAGCAGATTATGCCGATTATTATCCCGATTGCAGTGGATTCGACGCACCCTTTCCCGCACCTAAATAACCTTAGTTTTTCACTAGCTGTTAAACTTTGTGATAAACAAAACCCAGAAAGCATACATTTTGGTATGGTGCGAATTTCGCGTGTTTTGCCACGATTTGTTCAGGTCGATAAAAGCGTTTATGTGCCGATAGATAGCCTGGTTCGTCGCCACGCAGAAGAGATTTTTCCGGGATTTAAACTTTTAAGTTCGGCTGCATTTAGGGTTACGCGAAATGCCGATATTACGATAGAAGAAGAAGAAGCAGATGATTTTATGATGATTCTTGAAGAGGGCTTGAAACTTCGCAGAAAAGGTGCTTTTGTGCGTTTGCAAATAGAAAAAAATGCAGACTCTGATCTAGTGGAATTTTTAAATTCGCATTTAAAAATTTTTCACAAAGATGTCTATGAATACTCCGTTCCGCTTACGCTTGACGGGCTTTGGGAGATAGCAGGAAATAAGGATTTTTCCTTTCTAGCGCACCCACAATATCTGCAAAAAACGCTTCCGCCCTTTGATGAAAACACTTCGGTTTTTTCTACCATTGACAAAGAAGATGTGCTGATTTTTCACCCGTTTGAGAGCTTTGATCCCGTTCAAAAGCTCATAAAAGAAGCTTCTAGCGATCCAAAGGTGATTTCTATTCGTATGACGCTGTATCGCGTGGAGAAAAATTCGCCGATAGTGCAAAGCCTAATCGAAGCCGCTAGTAACGGCAAACAAGTAACCGTTATGGTTGAGTTAAAAGCTAGGTTTGATGAAGAAAACAATCTCCACTGGGCAAAAGCGTTAGAAAACGCAGGAGCGCATGTGATTTACGGTATTACGGGCTTTAAAGTTCATGCAAAAGTTACGCAAATCATCAAAAAAGACGGCGGAAAGCTAAAATTTTATATACATTTGGCTACGGGAAATTACAATGGAAGCAGTGCAAAAATTTATACAGATGTTAGCTATTTTACAAGTAATGATATTTTCGCAAAAGATACGACGAATTTTTTCCATATACTTTCAGGATATAATAAAAATCGCAAACTCGATAAACTCTCAATGTCGCCAATGCAGATAAAAGAGCGACTTTTGAAAATGATAAAAGTCGAAGAAGGTAAAGGAAGCGAAGGCAGAATTATCGCTAAAATGAACGCTTTGGTTGATAGCGATATGATAAAAGCCCTTTGTAAGGCAAGTGCAGCAGGTGTTAAGATTGATTTGATAGTGCGTGGAATTTGCTGTTTGCGTCCCGGTATCAAAGGCGTTAGCGACAATATAAAAGTGATTTCGGTGGTAGGAAAATACCTAGAACACGCACGAATTTTTTATTTTAAACATAGTAGCCCTGGAATTTATATCGCAAGTGCGGACTGGATGCCACGAAACTTAGAACGCCGCTTGGAGCTGATGACGCCGATTTACAATGAAAATTTGCAAAATAAATTAAAAGAGATTATTAAACTTCAATTAAGCGATAATGTCCTTGCTTTCGAGCTTGGAAGCGATGGCGAATATACTAAAAAAGAGCCAAAAGAAAATGAAAGCGTGGTAAATTGCCACGAAGTTTTTGAAAACTACTACAACGAAATTTACAAAAATATCCGAAAACACGATTCTAGCGTTTTGGCAACAAAACTTTTAAAAGAGAGTTAA
- a CDS encoding YgaP-like transmembrane domain, which produces MKANLSKKKRISKIIIGIALMIGLYFVNPWLSLIGLIPILVGVTGFCPACYFLNRCSLNR; this is translated from the coding sequence ATGAAAGCAAATTTAAGCAAGAAAAAACGCATTAGCAAAATCATTATCGGCATAGCCCTGATGATAGGACTATATTTTGTCAATCCTTGGCTAAGCCTAATCGGTTTAATTCCGATTTTAGTCGGTGTTACAGGCTTTTGCCCTGCGTGTTATTTTTTAAATCGATGTTCTTTAAATAGATAG
- a CDS encoding peptidoglycan-binding domain-containing protein gives MAYYDMWGNRYEKVSSGGGILGLLLIVGFIWLVSGDNTSSNTPTDNKVIKSINLSNREKTMQIQRILIKNGYKLKADGVFGKKTISAAKKFTGLNSADLNTLYIAVKNKADGKKN, from the coding sequence ATGGCTTATTATGACATGTGGGGAAATCGGTATGAAAAAGTTAGCAGTGGTGGAGGCATTCTTGGATTACTTCTCATAGTTGGTTTTATATGGCTTGTTTCAGGCGATAACACATCCTCGAATACACCGACAGATAACAAGGTTATCAAAAGTATAAATCTAAGCAATAGAGAAAAAACCATGCAAATCCAGCGAATTCTTATCAAAAACGGCTATAAGCTCAAAGCCGATGGCGTTTTTGGGAAAAAGACAATCAGCGCTGCAAAGAAATTTACTGGGCTAAATTCTGCGGATTTAAACACACTTTATATTGCTGTTAAAAATAAAGCAGACGGCAAAAAGAATTAA
- the groES gene encoding co-chaperone GroES → MKFQPLGKRVLVSREEEVKTTASGIIIPDNASKEKPSTGKIVEVGTECDGVKKGDVVAFAKYAGSEITLDDKKYLILNFEDVLGIIK, encoded by the coding sequence ATGAAATTTCAACCGCTTGGAAAACGCGTATTAGTTTCACGCGAAGAAGAGGTTAAAACAACGGCTTCTGGCATTATCATACCTGATAACGCTTCAAAAGAAAAACCATCAACAGGTAAAATCGTAGAAGTAGGCACGGAGTGCGACGGCGTAAAAAAAGGCGATGTGGTAGCATTTGCAAAATACGCAGGTAGCGAGATCACGCTAGATGATAAGAAATATCTTATCTTAAATTTCGAAGATGTTTTAGGCATAATAAAATAG
- the groL gene encoding chaperonin GroEL (60 kDa chaperone family; promotes refolding of misfolded polypeptides especially under stressful conditions; forms two stacked rings of heptamers to form a barrel-shaped 14mer; ends can be capped by GroES; misfolded proteins enter the barrel where they are refolded when GroES binds), producing MAKEINFSDDARNKLYNGVKKLNDAVKVTMGPRGRNVLIQKSFGAPAITKDGVSVAKEIELKDTIENMGASLVREVASKTNDEAGDGTTTATVLAHAIFKEGLRNVTAGANPIEVKRGMDKFAAAVIEELKKASKKVSGKTEIAQVATISANNDSAVGDLISEAMEKVGKDGVITVEEAKSINDELNVVEGMQFDRGYLSPYFITNPDKMIVELNSALVLLFDKKITNLKDLLPVLEQVQKTGKPLLIIAEDIEGEALATLVVNKLRGVLNISAVKAPGFGDRRKAMLEDIAILTGGAVISEELGRTLESASLADLGKAERIVIDKDNTTIVNGAGEKKAINARISQIKAQIAETTSDYDKEKLQERLAKLSGGVAVIKVGAATETEMKEKKDRVDDALNATKAAVDEGIVIGGGAALIKASLSVKLDLKGDEKIGADIVKRALFAPLRQIAENAGFDAGVVANGVAENKDKKFGFNAANGEYVDMFKAGIIDPVKVERIALQNAVSVASLLLTTEATVSEIKEDKPAMPAMPDMGGMGGMGGMM from the coding sequence ATGGCAAAAGAGATAAATTTTTCAGATGACGCTAGAAACAAGCTTTATAATGGCGTTAAAAAACTAAATGATGCAGTAAAAGTTACAATGGGACCAAGAGGCAGAAATGTGCTTATCCAAAAAAGTTTTGGCGCACCTGCTATCACAAAAGACGGCGTAAGCGTGGCAAAAGAGATCGAGCTTAAAGATACTATCGAAAATATGGGTGCAAGTTTGGTTAGAGAAGTTGCAAGCAAAACAAACGACGAAGCAGGTGATGGCACAACGACTGCGACCGTTTTAGCTCACGCTATTTTCAAAGAAGGCTTACGAAATGTAACAGCAGGGGCAAATCCTATCGAAGTAAAACGCGGTATGGATAAATTCGCTGCTGCTGTTATCGAAGAGCTAAAAAAAGCTTCTAAAAAAGTAAGTGGAAAAACTGAAATAGCACAAGTTGCGACAATTTCAGCAAATAACGATAGTGCAGTAGGCGATCTTATTTCAGAAGCTATGGAAAAAGTCGGCAAAGACGGCGTTATCACAGTAGAAGAAGCAAAATCAATCAACGATGAGCTAAATGTCGTCGAAGGTATGCAGTTTGACCGCGGTTACCTAAGCCCGTATTTCATCACAAACCCTGATAAAATGATAGTTGAGTTAAATTCAGCTCTTGTTTTACTATTTGATAAAAAAATCACAAATTTAAAAGATTTGCTTCCTGTTTTAGAGCAAGTTCAAAAAACAGGCAAACCGCTTTTAATCATCGCAGAAGACATCGAGGGCGAAGCTTTGGCAACTCTTGTTGTAAATAAGCTTCGTGGCGTGTTAAACATTTCAGCTGTAAAAGCTCCGGGCTTTGGTGATAGAAGAAAAGCAATGCTTGAAGATATTGCGATACTAACAGGCGGAGCGGTTATCAGTGAAGAGCTAGGCAGAACGCTAGAAAGTGCTAGTTTAGCCGATCTTGGTAAAGCTGAACGCATTGTCATCGACAAAGATAACACAACAATCGTAAATGGCGCAGGCGAGAAAAAAGCGATAAATGCTAGAATTTCGCAAATAAAAGCTCAAATCGCCGAGACTACAAGCGATTATGATAAAGAAAAATTGCAAGAAAGATTAGCTAAGCTAAGCGGCGGCGTTGCTGTCATAAAAGTAGGCGCAGCAACCGAAACAGAGATGAAAGAGAAAAAAGATCGCGTTGATGATGCGCTAAATGCGACAAAAGCTGCCGTTGATGAAGGTATCGTCATAGGTGGCGGAGCTGCACTAATAAAAGCAAGTCTAAGCGTAAAACTAGATCTAAAAGGTGATGAAAAAATCGGTGCCGATATAGTAAAAAGAGCGCTTTTTGCGCCACTTCGCCAAATCGCAGAAAATGCAGGATTTGACGCAGGTGTAGTCGCAAACGGCGTAGCCGAAAACAAAGACAAGAAATTTGGCTTTAACGCAGCAAACGGCGAATATGTCGATATGTTTAAAGCAGGTATCATCGACCCTGTAAAAGTCGAAAGAATCGCACTTCAAAACGCCGTAAGCGTAGCAAGTCTGCTACTAACGACAGAAGCAACCGTTAGCGAAATAAAAGAAGACAAACCTGCAATGCCAGCGATGCCGGATATGGGCGGAATGGGCGGCATGGGCGGAATGATGTAG
- a CDS encoding DUF4298 domain-containing protein, which translates to MNQIERIEKMSEFLKEVENAQKEFEIALENFKNSQKMMKKLSKYYFDGVWRKDYEADEKSKIPKSINSGALSEDGIYNAFCENKYLAKQMQKIANKILKEK; encoded by the coding sequence ATGAACCAAATCGAGCGAATAGAAAAAATGAGCGAGTTTTTAAAAGAAGTAGAAAATGCACAAAAAGAATTTGAAATCGCACTAGAAAATTTTAAAAATTCGCAAAAAATGATGAAAAAACTTAGCAAATACTATTTTGACGGCGTATGGCGAAAGGACTACGAAGCTGACGAAAAAAGCAAAATTCCAAAGTCTATAAATAGTGGCGCACTCAGTGAAGACGGCATTTATAACGCCTTTTGCGAAAACAAATATCTTGCAAAACAAATGCAAAAAATCGCAAATAAAATTTTAAAAGAAAAGTAA
- the ispG gene encoding flavodoxin-dependent (E)-4-hydroxy-3-methylbut-2-enyl-diphosphate synthase, translating to MRYKTKQIKVGSLAIGGDAPISVQSMTFSKTKDINGTLAQINRLYFAGADLVRCAVLDHDDAKALAEIKKNSPLPIVADIHFNYRLALEVAEFVDAIRINPGNIGGSERIKEVVKACKERNLPIRIGVNSGSLEEQFEAKFGRTPQGMIQSALYNFKLLEDFDFTDIAISLKSSDVPRTVEAYRTLRPLCEYPFHLGVTEAGTTFHATIKSAIALGTLLLEGIGDTMRVSITGELEEEIKVAKAILQDAGVQKSGINIISCPTCGRLQSDLVRAIKIVEERTKHIKAPLNISVMGCVVNALGEAKGADVAIAFGKGNGLVIRRGEIVAKLKESELVERFLQEVEDEVKNYEK from the coding sequence ATGAGATACAAGACAAAACAGATAAAAGTGGGCTCCCTTGCTATCGGCGGGGACGCGCCGATTTCGGTGCAGTCGATGACATTTTCAAAGACAAAAGATATAAATGGCACTCTTGCGCAAATAAATCGCCTTTATTTTGCGGGGGCTGATTTGGTGCGATGTGCTGTGCTAGATCATGACGACGCAAAAGCTTTGGCAGAGATAAAGAAAAACTCGCCCTTGCCGATAGTTGCGGATATTCATTTTAACTATCGCTTAGCGCTTGAAGTCGCCGAATTCGTCGATGCGATTCGCATAAATCCGGGCAATATCGGCGGAAGTGAGCGCATAAAAGAAGTGGTAAAAGCGTGTAAAGAGCGAAATTTGCCGATTCGCATAGGGGTAAATTCGGGCTCACTCGAAGAGCAGTTTGAAGCCAAATTTGGCAGAACCCCGCAAGGCATGATCCAAAGTGCGCTTTATAATTTTAAATTGCTCGAAGATTTTGATTTTACCGACATTGCGATTTCGCTAAAAAGCTCCGATGTGCCCCGCACCGTAGAAGCCTACCGCACACTTCGTCCGCTTTGCGAGTATCCGTTTCACTTAGGCGTTACCGAAGCTGGGACGACCTTCCACGCGACGATAAAAAGCGCAATCGCGCTCGGAACGCTTTTATTAGAAGGTATCGGCGATACGATGAGAGTAAGCATAACCGGCGAACTCGAAGAAGAAATCAAAGTCGCCAAAGCGATACTCCAAGATGCCGGAGTGCAAAAAAGCGGCATAAATATCATCTCATGTCCTACTTGTGGGCGTTTGCAAAGCGATTTAGTCCGTGCGATTAAAATCGTAGAAGAGCGCACAAAGCACATAAAAGCACCTTTAAACATCTCAGTCATGGGCTGCGTGGTAAATGCGCTTGGCGAAGCCAAAGGTGCAGATGTCGCTATCGCCTTTGGCAAGGGAAACGGGCTAGTGATTAGGCGTGGCGAAATAGTGGCAAAGCTAAAAGAGAGCGAACTCGTAGAGAGATTTTTGCAAGAAGTAGAAGATGAGGTGAAAAACTATGAAAAATGA
- a CDS encoding replicative DNA helicase, protein MSSNLYDIDLERSILSSIFYNDDGFSEILDIINSQDFYFKGHSDIFSAIIDCVNNDEPIDPAFAKKRLGDRYDESVFTEILATSSLIDVKKYAKELKEKSIKRSLVKIAHKIPNEVNEPKPSKDMVDDISAEIYALVDDEHSSAIKEMPQILTEVANEIKKQKELADQDLIGLDTGFRYLNEYTKGFKDGELIIIAARPGMGKTAFALNVIMKTLALNKGVAFFSLEMSAAQLMMRIMSAKTSIPLSNIMTGKMEDDEFSRFNDALNDMLDKQLFVYDSGYVNIHQIRTQLRKLKAANANISLCVIDYIGLMTSSSTYNERHLQIAEISRGLKLLARELNMPIVALSQLNRGLESRANKRPMLSDLRESGAIEQDADVILFVYRNDFYAEQEEKEREERARNEGREYERKFIPNANEEKAEIIVGKNRNGALGTVEVVFQKQFTRFVDNSFMPTNIEPLEAVEFQG, encoded by the coding sequence ATTTCATCAAATTTATATGATATTGACCTTGAAAGGTCGATTTTAAGCTCGATTTTTTACAACGATGACGGATTTAGCGAGATTTTGGATATTATAAATTCGCAAGATTTTTATTTTAAAGGGCATAGCGACATTTTTTCTGCAATTATTGATTGCGTTAATAACGACGAGCCGATAGATCCTGCATTTGCGAAAAAACGCTTAGGGGATAGATACGACGAGAGCGTATTTACCGAGATTTTGGCAACTAGCTCGTTAATCGATGTCAAAAAATACGCAAAAGAGCTGAAAGAAAAATCTATCAAACGCTCACTTGTGAAAATCGCTCACAAAATTCCAAACGAAGTAAATGAGCCAAAACCTAGCAAAGATATGGTCGATGACATAAGTGCCGAAATTTACGCACTTGTCGATGACGAGCATAGCTCAGCCATAAAAGAAATGCCGCAAATTTTAACAGAAGTCGCAAATGAAATCAAAAAACAAAAAGAACTTGCCGATCAAGATTTAATCGGGCTTGACACGGGCTTTCGCTATCTAAACGAATACACAAAAGGCTTTAAAGACGGCGAACTCATCATCATAGCGGCTCGTCCCGGTATGGGAAAGACGGCGTTTGCGTTAAATGTCATTATGAAAACTTTGGCATTAAATAAAGGCGTAGCATTTTTCTCGCTCGAAATGTCGGCAGCTCAGCTGATGATGCGTATAATGAGTGCAAAAACTTCAATTCCACTTTCAAATATAATGACGGGCAAAATGGAAGATGACGAATTTAGCCGTTTTAACGACGCTCTTAACGATATGCTTGACAAACAGCTTTTTGTCTATGATAGCGGTTATGTAAATATCCACCAAATTCGCACCCAGCTTCGCAAACTAAAAGCCGCAAACGCTAATATTAGCCTTTGTGTGATCGATTATATCGGGCTTATGACGAGTTCTAGCACATATAACGAAAGGCATTTGCAAATCGCTGAAATTTCGCGTGGCTTGAAACTTTTAGCGCGTGAGCTAAATATGCCAATCGTTGCGTTGTCGCAGTTAAATCGTGGGCTAGAAAGTAGGGCAAATAAACGCCCAATGCTAAGCGATTTACGCGAAAGCGGGGCGATCGAGCAAGACGCCGATGTGATTTTATTTGTTTATCGAAACGATTTTTACGCCGAACAAGAAGAAAAAGAGCGAGAAGAACGCGCTAGAAACGAAGGACGCGAGTATGAACGCAAATTTATACCAAACGCAAACGAAGAAAAAGCCGAAATCATAGTCGGCAAAAACCGAAACGGCGCACTTGGCACGGTCGAAGTGGTTTTTCAAAAGCAATTTACAAGATTTGTCGATAATAGTTTTATGCCGACAAATATCGAACCACTCGAAGCTGTGGAGTTTCAGGGCTAA
- a CDS encoding type II secretion system protein, which translates to MKKGFTMIELIFVIVILGILAAVAIPRLAATRDDAEISKAATNIQTAISDVGSYYTSQGKFGTIAEMTNVPNPIMAKGSTCLTWGAGDDTEGNITVTPATAGLCDKVWKMPGLEQVKAQIGTGNALKFGGQGVVYTPAAGTNTPSNPTPAPANP; encoded by the coding sequence ATGAAAAAAGGTTTCACTATGATCGAATTGATCTTCGTTATTGTTATTTTAGGTATCTTGGCAGCTGTTGCTATCCCAAGACTTGCTGCAACTCGTGATGATGCTGAGATTTCAAAAGCAGCTACAAATATTCAAACTGCTATCAGTGATGTTGGTAGCTACTATACATCACAAGGTAAATTTGGAACAATTGCGGAAATGACTAATGTTCCAAATCCTATTATGGCAAAAGGCTCAACTTGTTTGACTTGGGGAGCTGGTGATGACACAGAAGGAAATATCACAGTAACTCCTGCGACTGCTGGTCTTTGTGATAAAGTATGGAAAATGCCTGGTTTAGAACAAGTTAAAGCGCAAATTGGTACTGGCAATGCATTGAAATTTGGTGGTCAAGGTGTTGTTTATACTCCGGCAGCTGGCACTAACACTCCTAGCAATCCAACCCCAGCTCCAGCAAATCCATAA